A genomic window from Gossypium hirsutum isolate 1008001.06 chromosome D10, Gossypium_hirsutum_v2.1, whole genome shotgun sequence includes:
- the LOC107915300 gene encoding protein MAIN-LIKE 1-like gives MPYLELAGFGSVALIRSSDLHFDLLSALVERWRSETHTFHFPCGECTVTLEDVAMQLGLPIDGSPVTGVSSFTDLAALCYQLLRESPEDGDKYFSGIKFTWLKAKIGQLSATATEGELMCAVRAYIMHMIGAVLMPDANEDSVHLSYLPLLADLSTARSYSWGSAVLATLYRELCRATEPHVKDIGGCLILLQSWALYRMPFLARVSYQPYLYPLPLRWTTRLGIGKSCDVPIYRLRIEQHAREGFIWMPYQRPEITNVVPSSALVDSHI, from the exons ATGCCGTACCTGGAGCTAGCCGGATTTGGGTCAGTAGCATTGATCCGGTCCTCCGACTTGCACTTTGATTTATTATCTGCGCTAGTAGAGCGGTGGCGTTCGGAGACCCACACTTTCCATTTTCCTTGCGGGGAGTGCACGGTGACCTTGGAGGATGTTGCAATGCAGCTTGGGCTCCCAATTGATGGGAGTCCCGTAACGGGAGTATCTTCATTCACCGATTTGGCTGCACTTTGTTATCAACTCCTAAGAGAGTCGCCAGAGGACGGTGATAAATATTTTTCCGGCATAAAATTTACATGGCTAAAAGCCAAAATTGGACAATTATCAGCGACCGCCACTGAAGGTGAGTTGATGTGCGCTGTTCGAGCGTACATCATGCATATGATAGGGGCAGTACTCATGCCTGATGCAAACGAAGACAGTGTGCATTTGTCGTACTTGCCCCTGCTAGCTGATTTGTCCACTGCTAGGTCGTATAGCTGGGGTTCCGCCGTTCTAGCAACGCTGTATCGGGAGCTTTGTCGGGCGACAGAGCCGCATGTTAAAGACATCGGCGGATGCCTCATACTGTTGCAGTCCTGGGCGCTTTATCGCATGCCGTTTTTGGCACGCGTTAGTTACCAACCCTATCTGTATCCACTGCCACtcag GTGGACGACCCGTCTAGGCATCGGGAAGTCGTGTGATGTCCCGATATACCGCCTCAGGATTGAACAGCATGCCCGGGAAGGG tttatatggatgccaTACCAGAGGCCGGAAATTACAAATGTTGTACCCTCGTCCGCACTCGTTGATTCCCACATATGA